Proteins encoded by one window of Anopheles maculipalpis chromosome 2RL, idAnoMacuDA_375_x, whole genome shotgun sequence:
- the LOC126559637 gene encoding cadherin-23 yields the protein MKQNRSTDKREMEILKRTVCRLKPVRRFWAAGSHFFLQLVLCLCFTASLVSCNRAPVFLIDDHAEIVIRLKEFPETPVGTLIYRLRGYDADGDPLTFGVQKSADSHIIRLKQNASNEAFIYLNHELDREAREEYTLILTLTDGRLGEGNFVTQSFLLLVEDINDNEPIFKPFASVLEVAEDSPPGILTTLEAVDKDEGAYGQVVYYIQGLREENNVFSISTTNGKGVVRLTRALDYERQHFYHINVLAVDRAIQGRINTGTAALLVRVKDVEDQPPEFLVTQPVVRISEDAPIGTEVMRVKAVDGDRGINNRILYEIANNASELFEIDRFKGSLRTKQRLDREDPKNPINGAFILEVVATEESKLQPAPSSTMEITVIVTDVNDEIPRFRSDGYECEIGENAQENTLARFIDGSINEVYDYDQGKNGTFRLLLDPPSDIFEVIPKRAINEATFGLRVKDPALLDYERVRELTLTVVASEIETAGRSSTAQVRVVILDQNDNFPEFVESVYEIDVPENVTAGTVLVQVQAMDGDSGVFGTAGIRYTNLTGSISSFLHLDPRTGTITLMASDGDPVFDREIVQKHYLTVEARDNEGRGNRNTVPLILNVRDVNDNAPTFVQKRYEVRLKENAFEFESPIAVEARDNDLEGSPNSAVAYRIVSTHHAEYFHIDRRTGRLSVREALDFERLESGVGGGGDTRTITLHVEASDGGEPALTAEVEVMVYVQDVNDYAPVFLEAQYSIVIPEDTPSGLPVLRVTAMDGDGSFPNNLVTYRFQQGSDGRFVIGASTGEISVTHGASLDPNLLGPDEQGAGSTYVLEVIATDGGNGDQQLQGSCLVNVTITDVNNKPPYFIGPTAVAVRENTPVGMEVYRLMASDPDDGAMLRYYIDRSQSEAKTEEGALVKLDDYDFVAAFVLNETNGLLKIAKLIDREKIAEIKLACVVEDVAAERGDQMANTFLKITVLDENDNNPKFRKPFYKHSIAENSQYGVAVCTVVAEDADQNKTIKYSLEGDRGVLDLLHVDDETGEIVVRNRIDHEEYGWLNFSVRAADTGSPPRASFVEVFVQVLDENDNNPYFVDNVNDFYVSENATVGTEIATIQAKDLDSGDFGRITYILDRVSSKEKFSIDPEKGILRVAGALDREETAEYMMAVEAWDNYPYGYLNGESRNAFKHILVHVVDDNDNVPVIQKPSGCSMITEYHNINDPIVKLRATDADDPSNGNGQLSFDINDGSGIFYIQQVSAQYAEIYSRGPLKNLHGNYTLELIVSDLGNVPNTVHDTVEICVTDFNDHAPVFVVPSGNTTVKVFENTTVGKPFFQVHAYDEDVGENAIVRYRLKMDSLGNYRKFSIDKETGELSLAATLDREQQMMYDLRIEAYDQGIPTPLSSSVDLIVYVRDVNDNQPQFLLKEISLNFTEHMIPGAERIRLPDTVDQDYLDPLEGSTTSVVCYYIVHGNEDGHFVLDPVSHDLTVEKELDRENRSQYKLHIKASEECSNTSLSSETVGQGTNLLKATVYINDINDNSPVFESKIFTGGISTSSQFGATILQLKASDADDGLNGLIRYYRHGEVRKTLAEGLDDLRTDPFLVDADTGKVLLNFFPQKSMRGYFDFSVTANDSYGCHDRAHVFIYLIREDQRVKFILRQRPSEIRHNINSFREILSNVSGCIVNIDDIRVHENPDGSVDRTKSDMFMHLVDQKNNSVLEVHQVLQLLDRHVEKLDRLFKVSLSKTRRIIFCSSVQEFNVLDTQASELIQTAEMDELSVNIIWLFVTNILLGALLIVVIGLSISQRLSYRRRLRAAKIAAFGSSGPSRMYQEVLGAVPNTNKHSMKGSNPIWIGSGSPEGEWLKDEFDKCKDAIDAQYERSLSSGFFIDNCLQYEARKGLAGAEANNAVNYQIKRGSESTLCARNLETTEL from the exons ATGAAACAGAATCGCTCAACCGACAAGCGGGAAATGGAAATACTCAAACGTACCGTCTGCCGGCTCAAGCCGGTCCGCAGGTTCTGGGCCGCTGGATCACATTTCTTCCTACAGCTAGTGCTTTGCCTTTGCTTTACCGCATCGCTGGTCAGCTGCAACCGTGCACCGGTGTTTCTGATCGACGATCATGCCGAAATAGTCATAAGATTGAAGGAGTTCCCCGAGACGCCCGTCGGCACACTGATCTATCGGCTGCGGGGCTACGATGCGGACGGTGATCCGCTAACCTTTGGCGTGCAGAAAAGTGCCGACAGCCACATCATAAGACTGAAACAGAACGCCTCGAACGAAGCGTTCATCTACCTCAACCATGAGCTCGATCGTGAAGCACGAGAAGAATACACGCTCATACTAACGCTCACCGATGGACGGCTGGGTGAGGGCAACTTTGTGACGCAAAGctttctgctgctggtggaggaCATTAACGATAATGAGCCAATCTTTAAACCGTTTGCCTCGGTGCTGGAGGTGGCCGAGGATAGTCCACCGGGAATTCTAACAACGCTCGAAGCGGTCGACAAAGACGAAGGAGCGTACGGACAGGTGGTGTACTACATACAGGGATTGCGTGAGGAGAACAACGTGTTTTCGATCTCAACCACCAACGGGAAGGGTGTGGTACGGCTGACGCGAGCATTAGACTACGAGCGGCAGCATTTCTATCACATCAATGTGCTGGCAGTTGATCGCGCTATACAG GGAAGAATCAATACTGGAACCGCTGCTTTGCTGGTAAGGGTGAAGGATGTCGAGGATCAACCGCCAGAGTTTCTAGTGACCCAACCAGTGGTACGCATATCTGAAGATGCACCTATCGGAACGGAAGTCATGCGAG TCAAAGCTGTAGACGGCGATCGGGGTATCAACAATCGAATACTGTATGAAATTGCAAACAATGCCAGTGAGCTATTTGAGATTGATCGATTCAAAGGCTCGCTAAGAACGAAGCAGAGGCTGGACAGGGAAGATCCGAAAAATCCCATCAATGGGGCTTTCATACTGGAAGTAGTGGCCACCGAGGAGAGCAAACTGCAG CCCGCACCTTCTTCGACCATGGAGATCACAGTGATCGTGACAGATGTGAATGATGAGATTCCACGCTTCCGCAGCGATGGCTATGAGTGTGAAATTGGTGAAAATGCTCAGGAAAACACACTGGCTAGGTTTATTGATGGCAGTATCAATGAAGTATACGACTATGATCAGGGTAAAAATGGCACGTTCCGGCTATTGCTGGATCCACCCAGCGATATCTTTGAGGTGATTCCGAAGCGAGCAATCAACGAGGCAACCTTTGGGTTGCGTGTTAAGGACCCGGCACTGCTCGATTATGAGCGTGTGCGTGAACTTACTTTAACGGTCGTGGCAAGTGAGATCGAGACAGCTGGCCGCAGTAGTACGGCCCAGGTACGCGTGGTGATATTAGATCAGAACGATAACTTTCCCGAGTTTGTAGAGTCAGTGTATGAAATTGATGTACCGGAAAATGTGACAGCAGGTACGGTGTTGGTACAGGTTCAAGCAATGGACGGTGACTCAGGTGTCTTCGGCACTGCAGGCATACGATACACGAACCTTACGGGTAGTATCTCTAGCTTTCTACATCTTGATCCACGTACCGGCACCATCACACTAATGGCATCCGACGGTGATCCAGTATTTGATCGTGAAATTGTCCAAAAGCACTACCTCACTGTGGAGGCGCGTGATAATGAAGGACGTGGCAATCGGAATACGGTGCCGCTTATACTTAACGTGCGCGATGTGAATGATAATGCGCCAACTTTTGTGCAGAAGCGATATGAGGTACGTTTGAAAGAGAATGCGTTCGAATTTGAATCTCCTATCGCAGTTGAGGCACGTGATAACGATCTGGAAGGTTCACCCAACAGTGCGGTAGCGTATCGGATCGTAAGCACACATCATGCAGAATATTTCCACATCGATCGTCGTACGGGTAGATTGTCCGTGCGAGAAGCCCTTGACTTCGAACGGTTGGAGAGTggtgtcggtggtggtggtgacacACGGACTATTACACTGCACGTTGAGGCATCCGATGGCGGCGAACCAGCGCTGACAGCTGAGGTTGAGGTAATGGTGTACGTACAGGACGTGAATGACTACGCACCCGTGTTTCTCGAGGCACAGTATTCGATTGTTATCCCGGAGGATACACCCAGCGGTCTGCCTGTGTTGAGAGTGACTGCGATGGATGGGGACGGCTCATTTCCCAACAATCTCGTCACCTATCGGTTCCAACAGGGTTCGGATGGTAGATTTGTGATAGGAGCAAGCACGGGCGAGATATCGGTCACGCATGGGGCTTCGCTTGATCCGAATCTTCTCGGTCCGGATGAGCAGGGAGCTGGGTCGACGTATGTGCTGGAAGTGATCGCTACGGACGGTGGCAATGGAGATCAGCAATTGCAAGGATCCTGTCTGGTAAATGTCACGATTACCGACGTTAATAATAAACCACCGTACTTTATCGGACCCACGGCAGTGGCTGTGCGTGAGAACACACCCGTAGGTATGGAGGTGTACAGGTTGATGGCTAGCGATCCGGATGATGGAGCAATGCTGCGGTACTACATCGACCGTAGTCAATCGGAGGCAAAAACTGAGGAAGGTGCGTTGGTGAAGCTGGACGACTACGATTTTGTGGCGGCCTTCGTGCTCAATGAGACGAACGGTTTGCTGAAG ATAGCAAAGCTAATAGATCGTGagaaaattgcagaaatcaaGCTAGCCTGTGTGGTGGAAGACGTCGCAGCTGAACGAGGTGATCAGATGGCAAACACTTTTCTCAAGATTACCGTACTCGACGAAAATGACAACAATCCAAAGTTCCGCAAGCCGTTCTACAAACACTCAATTGCGGAAAATAGTCAGTACGGTGTGGCCGTCTGTACGGTGGTGGCCGAAGATGCCGATCAGAACAAAACGATCAAGTACAGTCTAGAAGGTGACAGAGGTGTGCTGGATTTGTTGCACGTTGACGACGAAACGGGTGAAATAGTGGTGCGCAATCGTATCGATCACGAGGAGTACGGTTGGTTAAACTTTTCGGTGCGAGCTGCCGATACCGGCAGTCCACCGAGGGCATCCTTTGTGGAGGTGTTTGTGCAGGTGTTGGACGAAAATGACAACAATCCGTACTTTGTGGATAACGTGAACGATTTCTATGTGTCGGAGAATGCTACGGTCGGAACGGAGATAGCCACCATACAGGCAAAGGATCTAGATTCGGGAGATTTCGGACGCATCACGTACATTCTGGATCGTGTTAGCTCTAAG GAAAAGTTTAGTATCGATCCGGAGAAAGGCATCCTACGAGTGGCGGGTGCGCTAGATCGGGAAGAAACTGCCGAGTACATGATGGCTGTGGAGGCTTGGGATAACTATCCTTACGGATATCTGAACGGAGAAAGTCGGAATGCTTTCAAACACATTCT AGTGCACGTGGTGGACGATAACGATAATGTACCGGTGATCCAGAAACCTTCCGGTTGCAGTATGATCACGGAGTACCACAACATTAACGATCCAATCGTGAAGCTGCGTGCGACCGATGCCGACGATCCATCGAACGGAAACGGTCAGCTGAGTTTCGACATTAATGACGGCTCCGGTATTTTCTACATCCAGCAGGTGTCCGCCCAGTATGCAGAAATATACTCCCGTGGTCCTCTGAAGAACCTGCATGGGAATTATACGCTGGAGTTGATAGTGAGTGATCTTGGCAATGTACCAAATACGGTGCACGATACGGTTGAGATCTGCGTGACTGATTTTAATGATCATGCGCCGGTATTTGTTGTTCCCAGTGGCAATACAACTGTGAAGGTGTTTGAG AACACAACGGTCGGCAAGCCCTTCTTCCAAGTGCACGCTTATGACGAAGATGTCGGCGAGAACGCGATCGTCCGCTATCGACTCAAAATGGACTCGTTGGGCAATTATCGCAAGTTTTCGATCGATAAAGAGACGGGTGAACTCAGTCTGGCTGCCACACTCGATCGAGAGCAGCAGATGATGTATGATCTGAGGATCGAAGCGTATGATCAGGGTATACCAACTCCACTTAGCAGTAGCGTTGATCTGATCGTTTATGTACGGGATGTGAATGACAATCAGCCACAGTTTTTGCTCAAAGAAATCAGTCTCAACTTCACCGAACATATGATACCTGGCGCAGAAAGAATACGGCTTCCGGATACCGTGGATCAGGACTATCTTGATCCGCTCGAGGGATCGACGACAAGTGTGGTTTGCTACTACATCGTGCATGGAAACGAGGATGGACACTTCGTACTGGATCCAGTGAGCCACGACTTAACG GTTGAGAAAGAGCTTGATCGTGAAAATAGATCACAGTATAAGCTACACATCAAGGCATCCGAGGAGTGTTCTAACACTAGCCTCTCCTCAGAAACGGTTGGACAGGGGACCAATCTGCTGAAGGCTACCGTATACATAAACGACATCAACGACAACTCACCTGTGTTTGAGTCAAAAATATTCACCGGCGGTATCTCAACGTCATCCCAGTTCGGTGCAACCATTCTGCAGCTAAAG GCTAGTGACGCCGACGATGGATTGAATGGACTGATTCGGTACTATCGGCACGGTGAGGTGCGGAAAACGCTTGCCGAGGGTTTGGACGATCTGCGCACCGATCCGTTCCTGGTCGATGCGGACACGGGCAAAGTGTTGCTAAACTTTTTCCCGCAAAAGTCGATGCGAGGTTATTTTGATTTCTCGGTGACGGCTAACGACTCGTACGGTTGTCACGATCGGGCGCACGTGTTTATCTATCTCATACGCGAGGATCAGCGGGTAAAGTTCATTCTACGCCAGCGTCCATCCGAGATTCGGCACAATATAAACAGTTTTCGAGA AATACTGAGCAATGTAAGTGGATGTATCGTAAATATTGATGATATTCGAGTGCACGAGAATCCGGACGGGTCGGTGGATCGGACCAAGAGCGACATGTTCATGCATCTGGTCGATCAGAAGAACAATTCGGTGCTAGAGGTACATCAGGTGTTGCAGCTGCTGGACAGACATGTGGAGAAATTGGACCGATTGTTTAAGGTTAGTTT GAGTAAAACACGccgaattattttttgttcttcggtGCAGGAGTTCAATGTTCTCGACACGCAGGCGTCCGAACTAATACAGACGGCAGAAATGGACGAACTGTCAGTCAACATTATATGGCTGTTTGTAACCAACATTCTGCTCGGTGCACTGCTGATCGTAGTGATAGGACTTTCGATATCGCAACGGTTGTCCTACCGGCGACGCCTTAGAGCTGCCAAGATAGCCGCTTTCG GTTCATCAGGACCTAGCCGAATGTATCAGGAGGTACTCGGCGCTGTACCGAACACGAACAAGCACAGCATGAAGGGAAGCAACCCGATCTGGATCGGTAGCGGCAGTCCGGAGGGTGAATGGCTTAAGGATGAGTTTGACAAGTGCAAGGACGCAATCGATGCGCAGTACGAGCGGTCGCTAAGTTCGGGCTTCTTCATCGACAACTGCCTGCAGTACGAGGCACGAAAGGGTCTTGCCGGTGCCGAAGCGAACAACGCCGTCAACTATCAGATCAAGCGTGGCAGTGAATCAACGCTCTGTGCACGCAACTTGGAAACGACCGAACTGTAA